TGAATTATTTAATGTAATATGATTAACTTCATATGCTGCTATGTGGCGATATAAGATGGAACGTTAACAAGTTATAACACATATCAATTTAAATAACTTTAAGGATGAGTAGAGGCGGGGACATGGGTCTAGAGGAGCCAGGTCCCTCAGCCACCGGACCACATCTACCATGCATGTTTTGGGCCCCCAGCGGTTGAAACTACATCTACTATAGCTAGTTTTGACCTCTTATTTTCGACAAACTAATATTCATGGCGGTTAATTAACCCATTAAATGTGTATTTAATTGCAATACCCAAtttgattaatatatgataaaCCGACTcaattttacttttgtaatcCAAATCTAATATAATTTGAGATGTTTCAAAATTAGTCTTTTACCGAAATAATCATATATTCATTACTAGTCACGCACACAcgtataaaattaataaaataatcctaaattcaattacatatatataaaaataacctTGTAACGGACCAATTATGTATTCATCCTTGGTCAAATAttactttaagtaagtttatCCATTTAAACAAgttactttaaataaattaaataaatatataaattattttaataaatttgggaAACTAATTATTAGGTTTATGGAAATTAATTATatggaaattaattatattaatttaaataaattaatgagGTTTATTAAATACTCGGTCAATTGGTTTTTTGAACTGAATTCATAGAATTTATAGAGAGACTCTCATTAATTGTTTGGTGAATGGTATTCACCAAATGATTATAGATTTTAATTATTCGACGAGAATAATCTaatgaaataaaatttattaaatggaTCTTAGACTTAGTGAATGAAGAATCATAAATTTAGCCAAATAATCTTATTGTCTTCTAATAATTTAAAGACGTCTAATTAGTTTttgaattatttaatataatataattaacttCATATGCTACTACGTGGTGATATAAGATGGGACTTTAACCAGTTGTAATACGTATCAATTTAAATAACTTCAAGGACAAGTAGAGTTAGGGACATAGGTCTAGAGGGCCCAGACCCATCGGCTACCGGACCACACCTACCATGCATGTTTTGGGCCCCAGTTGTTGAAACTACATCTATTATATCTAGTTTTGACCTCCTATTTCCGACAAACTAATATTCGTGGCGGTTAATGAACCCTTTAACTTTGTATTTAATTGCAAGATCCAAtttgattaatatatgataaaCCGACTcaattttacttttgtaatcCAAATGTAACATAATTTTGAGACGTTTCGAAATTAACCTCTTAACGAAACAATCATGTCTTCGTTACTAGTCACATATCATGTATTCAATTACACAcgtataaaattaataaaataatcctAAATTCGATTACAcatatacatataaaaataaCCTCGTAACAGACCAATCATATTTTCGTCCTTGGTCAAATATTACTTTAGGTAAGTTTATCCATCTAAACAAGTTACTTTAAATAAACAAgttactttaaataaattaaataaataaataaattattttaaataaattttaaaaaactgaTTATGGTTTTCTCTTTTAATGCAAGTGgtttcttataaaaaaaaaaggagggaaaaccaaaaaaaaaatggtaagccataaaattaaaattccatAAATATATCTTACCCGATAATCAAGAattcttttctttattattattattattattattattattattattaataatttaattcatTAAATCCTAAAATAGACAAAAGAACCCAAACCAAACAATTGCAAATCTCTCCCTATCATtactttttctctctcctctttatcTCCATCTTCCCCACTTTTATTTATACCAGTTCAGAAATATTTCTTCCTtgatttctttctctctctctctctctagcttTCCcccctctttctctctctagaccaAACCAAACCCTAAATAAACCCCACCTTCCAGCCTTTCCCACCTCTATTGCATGCTCCCTTTCCTACATTTCCATCTCCAGAACAAGGCTTAAAAGAGACTCGGAGCTTCTTTCTTGTTTCTCCCATGGCTGTTGAAGCTCGTCATCTCAATCTCTTCCCCCCTCAACTCCTCAGCAACAGGTATAGATCGGAGGAGAATGAGTTTCTTGAGTTTTCTTTGATTTTGTGTGTTTGTTTCTGATTTTGTGGTTTTGATTTTGTGTTTTAGGGATTTGATGATGAACGCTGTTGAATCGAATGCGAATATGTATAATAGCagcaataacaacaacaacaacaacgcGCAAATCGGAATGGCGTATCGAGGAATGATTCCGGCGGAGAACCATACACAGATGCAGACGCAGACGCTGATTCCGATGTACAGTTGTGTGATGGCTGCTGCTGCGGCGGATTCAATTCCTCAGAAAACTCCGATTAAATCAGAGAGTGGATTATCTTATAATCATCATCTTCCTCCTCCGCAGAGAAAACGCTCCAGAGAATCGATGAATCTGAATCCGAATTCGAATCCGAATCCGAATCATCTACTTTCATACCAGACTCaaaatcaaatgaacaagactAGTACGGCTACGGCCACGGCTACATCTCCGTTCTCGTTTCTCGGCCATGATATATCTCTGCAGATCCACCAGCAACAATTGGACATCGACGCTCTCGTTTCTCAACATGTAATTAATTAACTGAATCTGTTCGTTTCTATTGATTTCTGTTAGTTTCTTCATCTCAATTTCTCGGAATTTTGGGTGATGAGTGACTGATTTTGTTAATTGATGTTACAGATGGAGAAAGTGAGGATTGAATTAGAAGATCGGAGGAAGAGGCAAGCGAGGAGAATAATCGAGACGATCGAAGAAGGAATGATAAAGAGATTAAGAGCAAAAGAGGAAGAAATGGACAAGATAGGGAAATTGAATTGGGCGTTAGAAGAGAAAGTGAAATCACTATGCATAGAGAATCAGATATGGCGAGATTTAGCGCAGACAAACGAAGCCACAGCCAATGCTCTACGCAGCAATCTTGAACAAGTTCTTGCAGCGCAGGTTAAGGAAGAGCGCACTCACGGCGCAGGATTAGATCATGAATCAGTCATGGACGATGCACAATCATGCTGCGGAAGCAGCGGCGGCGGCGgaggtaataataataataatggataTGACGATGAGGGGAACACCACCTCCGAGAGGCTCACGTTAGCAGGTGTGGTGAAGGATAAGGACAGGAGAAACAGGATGTGCAGAAACTGTGGGAATCAGGAATCATGTGTGTTGCTATTGCCTTGCAGGCATCTGTGCTTGTGTACTACCTGTGGGTCTAGTTTGAATACTTGCCCTATCTGTAAAGCCACCAAGAATGCCAGCTTCCATGTTAACATGTCATGATTCACCTTGAAAAACATacccaaacaaaaaaaaaaaaaagaggaaaaatCAAAGAACAGAAAAATTGTTCATTGTTATAGTTTATTTTAGTTAAATCAAATTCTTTTATTGCATTAAGGAATTGAGTTTTAATTCATTTCTTATCTTCTTTTGCCATTAATTGTTTGTTTATACAATGTCTACACATTAGTGGGGTTTTGCTTAATTGGTAGGATTATGGTACACTTTTTGAATAAAATTTTCAATCTTTAAATGCAAAAATTATGATGGTCATACTTTAGGGGTCATTTATTGATGATACTAGTTGTTTATTGTTGAGTAGATGGTAgtctatttttcatttttaaaatctcaactaaatattttatgtcaAAAGTAAAATAGTAAGAAAGTGTTACAAAAAGAATCAACGAAACACGAGACTTTTTACTATACATCGGCACTTTTTACTATACATCGGCAGTGATACATTCAACTTGTTAAATTAGGGATGAGGCGGTAATACATTCTATCCGTTCAATGTtagtattaaaaattaaatatgtacATGATATTCTTTGGTTGGGTAAATTATTTTTGATGTATAGTCCAATTTCTAGATAAATAGTAGATATTAGATTTAATTAAGTGCATGTTTAGTTTGAAAGAAACGATCATATTAGGTTTAATTAAATGCATGTCTAGTTTGAAAGAAACTACCATCCAAGTTAagtttatattatttaaaactcccatttcattttatttgacAGGTTTCTACGCatgttaaaaaaaacatatactcGTAATTAGTATTTAAAGTTCTAATAAATGTCTTTCTTTTAATTATACgagaataaaattgaaaaaaatacatttaatgTCTGATGAATTTTAAAAAGTAGTTAAACATTACCATATTATCTTCTCGTAATTAATACTTAAACTTCTTGAtaaatgtcttttttttttattatatgagaataaaattaaaaaaaacacatttaatGCTCGTTCAATCTAAAAAGTAATTAAACATTACATATTACAGTCTCAAAACAATAATTATAATGAAACATGTTATTTGTTGAGGTAAAATGGTTAAAAATTctatgaaaataataataagacaCGTCTATATATCTTGCTTGTGAGATGATATGGTATAGTAGTacaaattattattatcattcttGATGGATAAGGGGCGCATTTTAGTAAATTAGGAGGCGCATTTTAGCAAAAAAaggaatttttgttttttttgaaaCGATAAAGGAATTATTGTTAAATCATGTCTTAATATTTACTTATAAGAAAGTAATAGTACAAATTTTTGGGATTTGATACATAAGGAGGCGTATTTTAGCAAATTATGAGGCGCATGTTAACAGAGAATAGAAGAAAATGAGGGAGTGGTGTGGTGGTGGTGGGGATGAGGGTCATAGAACACGCATCTAACCCGACAGATAGACAGTAGCAAGTAGTCGAGAGGTGAAAAACGGGGGAGCGTGAAAGACACGAGTAGGGAGTGAACGCGTGGAGTCAACGACAAAAAGAAAGCGACAGGTGTGAGGCAAAAGCTGACACGTAGGACGCGCGCAAATGTCGCTGTTATTGTGCAGCAGTGGCACTAAACACCCACACACTCTCTCTCGTGCGCACACCCAAACAAACAAACGcacgattttttttatttaattttattttaaaaataatttaaggcGATGCGGTCATTCATGATAATCATGGTTTATAATAAATAGTGAGTAGGGCTGTGTTTGGCGCAAAACGAGGTCTGCCAAAATgttctttttcttcttgtttGATCTGTTGTTCAGATTTCCAATActtttttctattattttattaaatggaGGGTTTGTTTGTTACTTACTTGGTGAAAAGAAAAGGGGTGGGGGGGGCCGTGAGGGGAGGTGTGGGTAGCAGAAGCGTATCTTGTGCTTAGGCATTATCGATTGGTTTGCGTATTCAAGACGACGACGTTatcattatcttttttttttattattattattcggtAGTAAAAATTAGTTTTGccgagaaaaaaatatttttatggactgagtttttatattaaattgtCTTGTAGTGTATTAGATGGACATGGATAGTAAGTAAATGCCCTGGATAATGCTCCATTGGAGCGTTATTTCACGTTGATTGTCCGGTTAAAAATAATGTTCATGATAGTACTCTATAAACTAGAGTGAAATCGGATAAAGATTATCTGATTTTAAAATTGTAAAGAAGTCGGATAAAGATTGTCCGACTTCTTTATATTATAGAGATTATGTTATAAAAGCAGCACGGTAAACCGTGCTGCTTTTGGAACTATTTCTAATATGGAAGTCGGGTAATCTTTATCTGACTTCTTTGCAATTTTGAAATCGGATAATTTTTATATGATTTCACCCTAGTTTATGGAGTACTATCACGGATATTGTTTCTAACTGGACAATTAACGTGAAATAATGCTCTAATGGAGTATTATCCAGAACATTTATTCATAGCCTGTTGTGGTACAGTTAATTTGTtggataaaatagataaagatTGTACGATTTAAAAATTGTAAATTAATCGAACAAAGATTTTTTCGACTTCCTCACACCATAGAGATTCTCGCCTAAAAGCAGAATTGAGAACGACATTGCTTTTGGAACaacttttaataaaaattagatAAAGATCATCCGattttaaaattacaaaaaaaaaaaatcgaataaagATTGTCCAACTTCTTCACATTATAGAGATTTCTACCCAGATCATGCTGTTTTTGGAACGAATTCCAACAAAAAAGTCAAACAATCCTTGACCGACTTTCTtgtgtcatggaaccgattgaactaaaagctcgagctgttAGTTAATactcaatcatatatcttatattaatctttgtTACAACACAAGCTCATCTAACCATGTGTTTTAATTCTataaattaatgaggttgtcatAACTCGAACCCTCAACCGTTTAATCCTAGAGACTTTGATACCATATCATAAAACCGTTTTAACTAAAGGCTCAATCTAGTAGTTAAGGTTCAATCTTATATCTTATATTAAGCTCTTATATCTTGCAACAAGAAGCTAAACAATCTTTTTCTAACTTTCTTGTTGGATGTCGAACAAATCCGTAACCCAATCATTACTACTCTTGGCTATATGCGATGTGAAGAAGTCGAACAATCTTTATCTAacttttttacaattttaaaatCGGATACCGATTTCACCCTAATTGATAGTGCATTATCATTATCcataatattatttctaatcgGATAATCAGCGTGAAATAATGCTCTAATAGATCATTATCCGGAGCATTTATTCATATCCCGTTAtggtaaaattaattttttattaaatagataaattataaaaattgatcttattttatgttttgtatggaaaatgagaaaaggaaaggggtgATGTGATGATGATAATGATAAAGAGGTGTTGTTTGGCGTGTAAAAGTTGGTTGAAGGCGGTGGTGGGAgaaggtggaggtggaggaggtGGTGACGACGACGGAGGAAAAAAAAAGGTGGTTGAAGTTGAATTAAACGAGGTCAGGACCCCGTCCTTTGCACGTTACTTTGCTGCTGCTGCCTCTTTTGTCTTTGTCAATAGTGACTATTTTCATAATTCATAAAGTAACTAACCCACCACTCctccttttaaaaaaataaaaataatttaatttaatttttttgatgataaataaaataatttaatgataaatCCAATctgttttattaataatttaattgagaaacaacatatttattttaaaacgatGATTGGTATGTTATAATGGACATTATAATAGAATATTCTTTT
The DNA window shown above is from Euphorbia lathyris chromosome 1, ddEupLath1.1, whole genome shotgun sequence and carries:
- the LOC136221691 gene encoding probable BOI-related E3 ubiquitin-protein ligase 2, translating into MAVEARHLNLFPPQLLSNRDLMMNAVESNANMYNSSNNNNNNNAQIGMAYRGMIPAENHTQMQTQTLIPMYSCVMAAAAADSIPQKTPIKSESGLSYNHHLPPPQRKRSRESMNLNPNSNPNPNHLLSYQTQNQMNKTSTATATATSPFSFLGHDISLQIHQQQLDIDALVSQHMEKVRIELEDRRKRQARRIIETIEEGMIKRLRAKEEEMDKIGKLNWALEEKVKSLCIENQIWRDLAQTNEATANALRSNLEQVLAAQVKEERTHGAGLDHESVMDDAQSCCGSSGGGGGNNNNNGYDDEGNTTSERLTLAGVVKDKDRRNRMCRNCGNQESCVLLLPCRHLCLCTTCGSSLNTCPICKATKNASFHVNMS